The genomic DNA tcttaagctaatcttgaaatgaaacaacaccaattcactttgaattggtatcattttcaacttgagtacccttcccagtggaacgatcctagagccactatgctatagtagctttgtatttgctaccctagttcatggtgttataggttaaaaattttgttgattacacctgccatcaaggagcaccagctggacatacttcagctgagacaccaattaggcatgaatcaccgTCTCAACCCCATTCTTCTCAGAGAACCTGTTAAGAAGGTGGCTACTTCATGCCTTTTCCTAGGGacctttttccttctcttctgtttggttgctgagaaaaattgcagaacaagaaaaaaaaagttcgtggtttttgaatcttttttgaTGTTCAATGGTTGTACTGGGTTGGATGTTTctataattttgatttctcaTTAATGGGGTTTGAGCAACTCTCGTCCAGTGTACTGCCTTCTCTGGGGTTTTCTTGCCttaattttctcagcaaccaaacagagattTGCATTCACATCTCTCTCTCCCTAACCTCTGGGActgtatttttttgtttttgttgggtGAAATTCAGGTGGATGAATGCATGGCTCGATTATACAAGAGCTTTAGTACACAGTTGCAGGTGGAACAAAGGTCGTATCTGGGGAGAGTCTAAGCCCTCGGAGTACCAGAGGCTATCTCAGAACTAGTCTCAGATGCAAGCAAGAGTCTCTCAGGTATCTCTTACCACTTTTCTCAGATTCTTCCCTTTTCCTTCCACTGTTTGGTTCTTGAGAAAATgaatcttatattaaatttatatcagTTCATTTACCTACATTTTTCCAGACATCAGGTGATGTGGCACCCCATATAGCGACGTGGCAACCAATGAGGTCACGTGCTATCCCAACCAGGTGACGTGGCATACCCAATTTAGAAACAATTGGAAATTACGTGTCCAatgaaaaaatttccaaaaaaaaggcGCCATAGTTTATAGCCGTTGGCGCAATCTCTCCCGGGCCAACAGCCCACATTCATTAAATTCAAACTTATAAAAACCCTATGTGACCGTTGAGGAATCCACTGTCTTCTCTGCTTTTCCTTTTCATCAATTCCAccctttctctcttcttctaaCTGTTCGATCTGCAAAACGTCGTCGCTTTTCCAATCGCATTGCTCTCAGATCACTTCTGTTTGTTCAATTTCTGAATAAGGTTTCtgcttttatgtttttgtttttctttctttgatttaaGAAGCATAAACCCTAGAAACGGTAATTGTTTTGGTCTTCTTGGATTTTTGAGTTCGAGAAGATTTTTGGGTGTCTGCAGTCTTGAATTCTTGAGTAGTTTGTTCTTTCATTTGGTTGTTTTGAGCACCGTTTGGATGCCGAGAACGTGGAGGAGAAATCCGAGGAACTTATTTTGTTGGGTTCAAGAAATTGAGAAAACGTCCATTTTAGTCAGTCAGGTGGTTGTGTTAGGTGCAGTTGAGTGGTggcttttgttttcttgggtCTTAACTCTGAAAGTGATTGGAATTTGAAATTCTAGTCTGTTGTTTTTGGGGTTCTGTGATGTGCGTGTTGATCAAGGGTTTTGGATGTTGCTCCAGGAAAAAGTTGAACTGAATTGGGACAAGATGGATGAGAATGATGTTTCCATGGAAATCCAAGAAATTTCTTTGGATCATAACCAGAGACTTCCAGTTTCTGAGAAAATTGATGAGTTGAGCACAGCCTAACCATAATCTTTAGATGCTGAGAAAGCTCAGATTAGGGCGACctaagagaaaattttgaatcttatattttacataatttaGGTTTGTCAAAAAATCTGAACAACACATTTTAAGTAAGCAGAGTAATGCAAAATTGAAGATTCAGAATTTTACTTCTCTTTTCCTGccttttcttagcaaccaatcAGAACCTGGACGTTTTGTGTCATAAGAAAGTTCATCTTCATTTATTTGTCATCGACTTTAAATCTTCATGTGACAGACTGTGAAGGGGCACACAATTTTATGTAATGAAGTGAAGAGCATTAATGCAGATTCCTTTCCCGGGCCTGAAGTTTACGATGCTTTTCTGTTTCTCGGTATGTCTTCTTCACTAGCTACTACTGATATTCTAtatgatgaaaatttaaacagcataggatcacatgttgacatttaagcatgcattgAACGGCAAAAACGGAAACGTTCACCTTGGTTAATTCCGTGAAAggccatttcttcctcttttatGGTATTCAGGAAACTCCTCCAGTGCATGATGGTACGAGAATTACGGgttaatgagctcttcccttctACACCCAGATTCAGTCCAAAACGAGAGTGCGTGCTCTCTTTGAGCCAAAGGAGGAAGGAGCAGGGAGCCTTAATAGCAAGagagcccttccttttcttttatatatatatattcatatatatatcacacacattatttgaaccaccacttgacttaatgggctagtcaagtgaattagggtgagcccataaaaaatcaagcaacaatatgtgtccagttccattatggaccacaatgcaaaaataaataacactgatttatgacattattaaattgattatgtaagtccacacataaaaattccaacactATATCCTTCTTCTAGGGGGGCTTTGATTGGTTTGTGATttcctttatttgattttaggtATTGCGTATGAAAATTTGTAGAAGAAACATTTGAAAGAGAGTTAGCTTCTGAGGAAGAAGTACCTTGAAGAGTGCTTGGAACAGAAGCGGCTGCACAATGAAGTTATTTAACTCAAAGGCAACATCAGGGTCTTCTGCAGATGTAGACCCTTAAATCAAGCTGAAATGGCTAATGGATCTACTTCTATAGTTGATTTTGAGTCATCTCGAGAAAATGAGCTTCAAATCATTTGCTCTGATTCTTCAAAGAAGCAATTTAAGTTCGACCATGTGTTCAGGCCTGGGAGTGACCAAGGTAACCTGAACAAACTGATACTTGATTTTGTTACTCTggattaattagttaattggtCTTGCACtgtttataagtttttaattccAGGTTCGTTAAATATGCAGAGGCTGTTTTTGCACAAACTTCACCAATTGTGACTTCCATGCTGGATGGGTACAATGTCTGTATATTTGCCTTAATCCCCTTGAACTTTGAAAGAAATAGAAGGTGATTCATTAGCCAAGACTGAAAACCTCATTATTGAAATGCAGACCCACTTCcacccaaaacccattttctgcaACACCGCCAAGATAATTTCCAGTTTTTGATCCCTTCGCAAGCTATGCTGgaaagtttttgaaattttttctcttGAATCTGAGattcaaattttgattgaatttcaGGGTCATCAGGATTAGAGGAGATTTTACTAAAGAATCTTTTGGATCCTAGTGGTGGAAATTCTGACTCTGATAAGAAGGACTTATCTTTTTCTTCAGTATCTCTCGCGAAGCTTAAAGAAGATAAAAGATTTggttaacaattttttaaaatatgtttttaaatttggcaacttgaatatttttaatttattttttatattttttaaaaataaaaatttatatgtaatattctattttcaattatttttattatttctctgtTACTTTTAAAAGtgactcttaaaaaaaaaacaatagaaaataattaaaagatattcttaaaaaacacattaatttctatgtttttaaagaTAGATATTTGAAAGGACAAGTGGTGGAGGGATGAATTGTTGTATGTTATCTTCCTTTCTTTATTTGTCCAAACCGTTTCAAAGGAGGTGTGGGTGACAGATATTtgaaattcttcaatttaaGAGGGTAGTTGGGATCCTTACTTCTCTAAGGCTTTTAATTATTGGGAGGTTGAACGTGTGGGGGTGGCTACTTTTGAGACTTTAAGAGAAGAGGGTATATAGGGATTTGGAAGAAATGGTGCTTTGAACAAAGTCAAAGAGTGGAAGGCTTTTTGTTAAAAATCTTGCACTATGATTTAGAGTCAAGTGATTTAGTCATTTTTCCGATGAGCTTCATTTAGAGTTCCTTTGTGCCACCTAAGCTGAGAGTCTTTGCTTAGGAGGCAATGTGGGGAAAAACCTTAACTTTAGATTAGGTTCAAAGGAGAGGGTAACCTTTAGCAAACATATGtttctttttccaaaacaaagaaaaatccaTTGACTACATCCTTGTTCACTCTGTTAAGATAAGGTTTctataagaattgttttttactcTCTTTGGTTTGTTTTGGGTTCTTTCCCCTTTGGTTAAACTCTTCTtagttggcatggttcttttcTGGGCAAAAAACGCAGAAGGGCTTAGAAGGCTACccccttatttattttttggatggtttgaaAGGAACAtaatagaattgttttttataatgagACGCTTTTGAACCAAAGGTTGAAACACTCTTCTGTTTGAAAATTGTGGACTAGAGTATTTATGGATGAGATCTTTTGTCTTGAATCAATtctattgattggttgggctctaaaTGAGGATGAGTATTGTTTTTTGTAgtccctttttttttagttgtgcTTTTTTAGGCGACTTATGTATACTTCCTATAAACTTTGGATGCTATTTTGACGCTTCCTTTTTATACATACTCTTTTATTTCAcctatcaaatatatatgaaagaTAATTCAGTCTATGGGATATGTATCTCTGTAACATGTGAGAGGGGCCCATAAATTGCAACATAAATGCATAACAATATAAGCCAGGTACCATCAAGATGTCTTGACATGTTATAATGCTAAACCTTTATATTACCTAAACACTCTCTCCCTACCCCTATTCTGGTGTTCATGCTGGGATAAAAGTACATCATGTGTTCCTGTCAGATATTGTATGTTGTGGTCAAAATTATGGCTGcgaaaatttgttatatttggtATTCTTGAAGAAGATGTCATATTTTTCAACCTCTAACAAATTGCCATTAAGATCATAAATCTGTGTTTGTTTGGATGTGTGTGACTTTCATTTTTGAGgttttttcttgaattattCAAATGAACTTGCCATATAGcttgcaaaattttctaagtcgaTTAGAGTAATTTTGTACTAAAAGTGAACCATGCATGTGGACCTGACCCATGTTCATTCCTAAATTATATGATATGTTCTGGTGTCTCTGTCAGACATGGTCACAAGGTTCTGGACCCAATGTCTCTGGAAAAAGGATGGGTTCTGGACATGTCACCAAATCTTTCATACAAATAACAACACacattttaatcattatacaaAAAATGTAAGCACATAATGGTTCATGGTAGGTAGATTGGTCGAAACTATATAAATTGTGGGATACTAGATATAAAGGTAAAGTTATTTATGAGTAATGATGAAGTTTGTTAATCTCCTGTGAGGTGTTCAGGACCCACTATTTGGTTTTGACCATCTAATTATCCCCAGGTTGGTGACTATCCTGAACGTGATCTCTTTGAGGAAGATGAAATATAGTCAGATCGTAAAGAGGGGAGTATCACGGTCTGCACTGCAAATTCCATAATCCTTTAAGGATTCTGAAATAGCCTTACTTCATTCATGTCTGTTATAATTTTTGATACTCCCAAGGGTTTGGAAATGATGTGTTTAAACAGTTGTTTGATATTGTGACAGAAGAAATGAAATTCTCAAGTTAAGAGTGTGCAATTGGTGGTATGTTAATTTATCTGCTTTAGATTATATTCCCCCTAGATTTAGACAGCAAATCATGCTGATTCATGTTTCTTCCCAAACGAAAAAGGTATATTGAATAAACAATAAACTCTTGTTCTGTTGTAAATGAATTCTAACTTTGGACTAGAGAATGCTGATTGCCATTGCATTCCCCCTTCCTGACACCG from Vitis riparia cultivar Riparia Gloire de Montpellier isolate 1030 chromosome 8, EGFV_Vit.rip_1.0, whole genome shotgun sequence includes the following:
- the LOC117920712 gene encoding kinesin-like protein KIN-14S, with the translated sequence MANGSTSIVDFESSRENELQIICSDSSKKQFKFDHVFRPGSDQEAVFAQTSPIVTSMLDGYNVCIFALIPLNFERNRRLVTILNVISLRKMKYSQIVKRGVSRSALQIP